Proteins found in one Pieris napi chromosome 11, ilPieNapi1.2, whole genome shotgun sequence genomic segment:
- the LOC125053853 gene encoding protein tipE, with the protein MRGGSSERLVVRASRRRGDTRAKLTRYITISLAAVLGGGSSALLFLVPLYADPALSALAADFDPVPAECVTERRDDRLGLDNCTWASCREGCTSDAYKCIQLHVKYKAYVEDWRPAVLYVNIKGCGYPPAVNCENFTMNYGYVGARYPCFWSRADTTVVVPTWSRGEQVATVTRTLALPLFLSGCAGIGLCALHCECRPRRRRRPPRRPPRLPTLSIDDTTVYRLA; encoded by the coding sequence ATGCGCGGTGGAAGTTCAGAAAGGCTGGTCGTGCGAGCCTCTAGGCGTAGGGGCGATACGCGTGCTAAACTAACGAGATATATAACGATATCTTTGGCAGCTGTTCTCGGCGGTGGCAGCTCAGCCCTTCTTTTTCTGGTGCCACTTTACGCGGATCCTGCCTTAAGTGCCCTAGCTGCGGATTTCGATCCGGTACCGGCAGAGTGCGTCACTGAACGAAGAGATGACAGACTTGGCCTGGATAATTGCACCTGGGCATCTTGTCGGGAAGGGTGCACCAGCGATGCCTATAAATGCATCCAGTtacatgtaaaatataaagcgTATGTTGAGGATTGGCGCCCCGCAGTTCTATATGTCAATATCAAAGGTTGCGGATACCCACCAGCCGTGAATTGCGAAAATTTCACGATGAACTATGGATATGTGGGTGCAAGATACCCATGCTTTTGGTCTCGGGCGGATACGACAGTAGTAGTGCCAACATGGTCAAGGGGAGAGCAGGTTGCGACGGTAACACGTACCCTGGCATTACCTTTGTTTCTTTCTGGATGTGCTGGTATTGGTTTGTGCGCATTGCATTGTGAATGTAGACCACGGCGTCGCCGACGGCCGCCTAGACGTCCCCCGCGCCTGCCTACTTTATCAATAGATGATACTACAGTTTATAGGCTTGCTTAA